From Calonectris borealis chromosome 9, bCalBor7.hap1.2, whole genome shotgun sequence, one genomic window encodes:
- the SENP5 gene encoding sentrin-specific protease 5 isoform X3: protein MLLQREWNGTCGPLTTIKKSKFNHHTVKKRSLFMMHKKLSMVRFRYRIIKSPELRARGKTCKLRKIKPRWVEKVTRDHQETLQWDFESGLCNWLSYWKSKSNRLWNRYSLLDMNNNTSKSLGEENKICAPEICRTQDALPCAEPCSEEPESGGQDGSADVVPPELHARALLEAETLHQVETNGTLAEDHCSDVFVSVTGREIAVSGFLDEVMKKYGSLVPLCEKDVMGRLKEVFNEDFSHRKPFITREIMKYREKHPKTSTCNFRVFYNKHMLDMDDLATLEGQNWLNDQIINMYGELIMDAVPEKVHFFNSFFHRQLVTKGYNGVKRWTKKVDLFKKTLLLIPIHLEVHWSLITVNIPHRIISFYDSQGIHFKFCVENIRKYLLTEAKEKNRPEFLQGWQTAVTKCIPQQKNDSDCGVFVLQYCKCLALDQPFQFSQEDMPRVRKRIYKELCERQLID from the exons ATGCTGTTGCAAAGGGAGTGGAATGGAACTTGTGGCCCCTTGACAACTATAAAGAAGTCCAAATTTAACCATCATACTGTAAAAAAGAGATCTTTATTTATGATGCATAAGAAACTTTCTATGGTTAGGTTTCGGTATAGAATTATAAAATCCCCGGAACTTCGAGCTAGAGGCAAAACCTGCAAATTGAGAAAAATCAAGCCAAGGTGGGTGGAGAAAGTTACGAGGGACCATCAAGAGACGCTCCAGTGGGATTTTGAAAGTGGATTGTGTAATTGGCTTTCCTACTGGAAATCTAAAAGTAACCGTCTTTGGAACCGGTACAGCTTATTAGATATGAACAATAATACATCCAAATCTTTAGGTGAGGAGAACAAAATATGTGCACCTGAGATCTGCCGTACGCAGGATGCATTACCGTGTGCTGAGCCGTGTTCTGAGGAGCCAGAATCTGGAGGGCAGGATGGCAGTGCGGATGTTGTCCCGCCAGAACTGCATGCTAGAGCTTTGCTGGAGGCAGAGACCTTGCACCAGGTGGAGACCAACGGGACTCTGGCAGAGGATCATTGCTCTGACGTTTTCGTCTCCGTGACAGGAAGAGAAATTGCTGTTTCAG GATTCCTAGATGAAGTTATGAAGAAATATGGCAGTTTAGTTCCACTCTGTGAAAAAGATGTCATGGGAAGATTAAAAGAAGTCTTTAATGAAGATTTCTCCCATAG AAAACCTTTTATCACCAGGGAAATCATGAAGTATCGGGAAAAACATCCAAAAACCTCCACTTGCAATTTCCGGGTCTTCTATAATAAGCACATGCTAGATATGGATGATTTAGCTACACTGGAAGGCCAGAACTGGCTGAATGACCAG ATAATTAACATGTATGGTGAACTCATAATGGATGCAGTTCCTGAAAAG gtTCATTTCTTTAACAGCTTTTTTCATAGACAGCTCGTAACCAAAGGATATAATGGGGTAAAACGATGGACTAAAAAG GTGGACTTGTTCAAAAAGACTCTGTTGTTAATTCCTATTCACCTGGAAGTCCACTGGTCCCTCATTACTGTGAACATCCCCCAtcgaattatttcattttatgattCCCAAGGCATTCATTTTAAGTTTTGTGTAGAG aacattCGAAAGTATTTGCTGActgaagcaaaagagaagaatCGCCCCGAGTTTCTTCAGGGTTGGCAGACTGCTGTGACAAAG TGCATTCCACAACAGAAAAATGACAGtgactgtggggtttttgtgCTCCAG taCTGCAAGTGCCTCGCCTTAGACCAGCCTTTTCAGTTCTCCCAGGAAGATATGCCCCGAGTGAGAAAAAGGATATACAAGGAGCTGTGTGAACGCCAGCTAATAGACTAA
- the SENP5 gene encoding sentrin-specific protease 5 isoform X2: protein MLLQREWNGTCGPLTTIKKSKFNHHTVKKRSLFMMHKKLSMVRFRYRIIKSPELRARGKTCKLRKIKPRWVEKVTRDHQETLQWDFESGLCNWLSYWKSKSNRLWNRYSLLDMNNNTSKSLGEENKICAPEICRTQDALPCAEPCSEEPESGGQDGSADVVPPELHARALLEAETLHQVETNGTLAEDHCSDVFVSVTGREIAVSGQDDTESNEVVGVDGMMLLQSSLQDPDVNDNFGNGPLSMELAQNEDSSSQMEVEGSLNLDVFSAKLLDHPYCKSPLEEPSPESTGLKSETQKGGKRNSQKASRVADEQLATWLCGFLDEVMKKYGSLVPLCEKDVMGRLKEVFNEDFSHRKPFITREIMKYREKHPKTSTCNFRVFYNKHMLDMDDLATLEGQNWLNDQIINMYGELIMDAVPEKVHFFNSFFHRQLVTKGYNGVKRWTKKVDLFKKTLLLIPIHLEVHWSLITVNIPHRIISFYDSQGIHFKFCVENIRKYLLTEAKEKNRPEFLQGWQTAVTKCIPQQKNDSDCGVFVLQYCKCLALDQPFQFSQEDMPRVRKRIYKELCERQLID, encoded by the exons ATGCTGTTGCAAAGGGAGTGGAATGGAACTTGTGGCCCCTTGACAACTATAAAGAAGTCCAAATTTAACCATCATACTGTAAAAAAGAGATCTTTATTTATGATGCATAAGAAACTTTCTATGGTTAGGTTTCGGTATAGAATTATAAAATCCCCGGAACTTCGAGCTAGAGGCAAAACCTGCAAATTGAGAAAAATCAAGCCAAGGTGGGTGGAGAAAGTTACGAGGGACCATCAAGAGACGCTCCAGTGGGATTTTGAAAGTGGATTGTGTAATTGGCTTTCCTACTGGAAATCTAAAAGTAACCGTCTTTGGAACCGGTACAGCTTATTAGATATGAACAATAATACATCCAAATCTTTAGGTGAGGAGAACAAAATATGTGCACCTGAGATCTGCCGTACGCAGGATGCATTACCGTGTGCTGAGCCGTGTTCTGAGGAGCCAGAATCTGGAGGGCAGGATGGCAGTGCGGATGTTGTCCCGCCAGAACTGCATGCTAGAGCTTTGCTGGAGGCAGAGACCTTGCACCAGGTGGAGACCAACGGGACTCTGGCAGAGGATCATTGCTCTGACGTTTTCGTCTCCGTGACAGGAAGAGAAATTGCTGTTTCAGGTCAAGATGACACAGAATCTAATGAGGTTGTGGGTGTAGATGGAATGATGTTGTTGCAATCCTCCTTGCAGGATCCTGATGTCAATGATAACTTTGGAAATGGACCTTTATCCATGGAGCTGGCACAAAATGAGGACAGCTCTAGCCAAATGGAAGTAGAGGGATCCTTAAACCTGGACGTTTTTAGTGCAAAGTTACTAGATCACCCTTATTGTAAAAGTCCTCTTGAGGAGCCTTCACCAGAAAGCACAGGACTAAAATCAGAAACTCAGAAGGGAGGCAAAAGGAACAGTCAGAAAGCTTCCCGGGTGGCTGATGAACAGTTGGCAACGTGGCTTTGTG GATTCCTAGATGAAGTTATGAAGAAATATGGCAGTTTAGTTCCACTCTGTGAAAAAGATGTCATGGGAAGATTAAAAGAAGTCTTTAATGAAGATTTCTCCCATAG AAAACCTTTTATCACCAGGGAAATCATGAAGTATCGGGAAAAACATCCAAAAACCTCCACTTGCAATTTCCGGGTCTTCTATAATAAGCACATGCTAGATATGGATGATTTAGCTACACTGGAAGGCCAGAACTGGCTGAATGACCAG ATAATTAACATGTATGGTGAACTCATAATGGATGCAGTTCCTGAAAAG gtTCATTTCTTTAACAGCTTTTTTCATAGACAGCTCGTAACCAAAGGATATAATGGGGTAAAACGATGGACTAAAAAG GTGGACTTGTTCAAAAAGACTCTGTTGTTAATTCCTATTCACCTGGAAGTCCACTGGTCCCTCATTACTGTGAACATCCCCCAtcgaattatttcattttatgattCCCAAGGCATTCATTTTAAGTTTTGTGTAGAG aacattCGAAAGTATTTGCTGActgaagcaaaagagaagaatCGCCCCGAGTTTCTTCAGGGTTGGCAGACTGCTGTGACAAAG TGCATTCCACAACAGAAAAATGACAGtgactgtggggtttttgtgCTCCAG taCTGCAAGTGCCTCGCCTTAGACCAGCCTTTTCAGTTCTCCCAGGAAGATATGCCCCGAGTGAGAAAAAGGATATACAAGGAGCTGTGTGAACGCCAGCTAATAGACTAA
- the SENP5 gene encoding sentrin-specific protease 5 isoform X1, with protein sequence MLLQREWNGTCGPLTTIKKSKFNHHTVKKRSLFMMHKKLSMVRFRYRIIKSPELRARGKTCKLRKIKPRWVEKVTRDHQETLQWDFESGLCNWLSYWKSKSNRLWNRYSLLDMNNNTSKSLGEENKICAPEICRTQDALPCAEPCSEEPESGGQDGSADVVPPELHARALLEAETLHQVETNGTLAEDHCSDVFVSVTGREIAVSGQDDTESNEVVGVDGMMLLQSSLQDPDVNDNFGNGPLSMELAQNEDSSSQMEVEGSLNLDVFSAKLLDHPYCKSPLEEPSPESTGLKSETQKGGKRNSQKASRVADEQLATWLCGFLDEVMKKYGSLVPLCEKDVMGRLKEVFNEDFSHRKPFITREIMKYREKHPKTSTCNFRVFYNKHMLDMDDLATLEGQNWLNDQIINMYGELIMDAVPEKVHFFNSFFHRQLVTKGYNGVKRWTKKVDLFKKTLLLIPIHLEVHWSLITVNIPHRIISFYDSQGIHFKFCVENIRKYLLTEAKEKNRPEFLQGWQTAVTKCIPQQKNDSDCGVFVLQPFPFPQYCKCLALDQPFQFSQEDMPRVRKRIYKELCERQLID encoded by the exons ATGCTGTTGCAAAGGGAGTGGAATGGAACTTGTGGCCCCTTGACAACTATAAAGAAGTCCAAATTTAACCATCATACTGTAAAAAAGAGATCTTTATTTATGATGCATAAGAAACTTTCTATGGTTAGGTTTCGGTATAGAATTATAAAATCCCCGGAACTTCGAGCTAGAGGCAAAACCTGCAAATTGAGAAAAATCAAGCCAAGGTGGGTGGAGAAAGTTACGAGGGACCATCAAGAGACGCTCCAGTGGGATTTTGAAAGTGGATTGTGTAATTGGCTTTCCTACTGGAAATCTAAAAGTAACCGTCTTTGGAACCGGTACAGCTTATTAGATATGAACAATAATACATCCAAATCTTTAGGTGAGGAGAACAAAATATGTGCACCTGAGATCTGCCGTACGCAGGATGCATTACCGTGTGCTGAGCCGTGTTCTGAGGAGCCAGAATCTGGAGGGCAGGATGGCAGTGCGGATGTTGTCCCGCCAGAACTGCATGCTAGAGCTTTGCTGGAGGCAGAGACCTTGCACCAGGTGGAGACCAACGGGACTCTGGCAGAGGATCATTGCTCTGACGTTTTCGTCTCCGTGACAGGAAGAGAAATTGCTGTTTCAGGTCAAGATGACACAGAATCTAATGAGGTTGTGGGTGTAGATGGAATGATGTTGTTGCAATCCTCCTTGCAGGATCCTGATGTCAATGATAACTTTGGAAATGGACCTTTATCCATGGAGCTGGCACAAAATGAGGACAGCTCTAGCCAAATGGAAGTAGAGGGATCCTTAAACCTGGACGTTTTTAGTGCAAAGTTACTAGATCACCCTTATTGTAAAAGTCCTCTTGAGGAGCCTTCACCAGAAAGCACAGGACTAAAATCAGAAACTCAGAAGGGAGGCAAAAGGAACAGTCAGAAAGCTTCCCGGGTGGCTGATGAACAGTTGGCAACGTGGCTTTGTG GATTCCTAGATGAAGTTATGAAGAAATATGGCAGTTTAGTTCCACTCTGTGAAAAAGATGTCATGGGAAGATTAAAAGAAGTCTTTAATGAAGATTTCTCCCATAG AAAACCTTTTATCACCAGGGAAATCATGAAGTATCGGGAAAAACATCCAAAAACCTCCACTTGCAATTTCCGGGTCTTCTATAATAAGCACATGCTAGATATGGATGATTTAGCTACACTGGAAGGCCAGAACTGGCTGAATGACCAG ATAATTAACATGTATGGTGAACTCATAATGGATGCAGTTCCTGAAAAG gtTCATTTCTTTAACAGCTTTTTTCATAGACAGCTCGTAACCAAAGGATATAATGGGGTAAAACGATGGACTAAAAAG GTGGACTTGTTCAAAAAGACTCTGTTGTTAATTCCTATTCACCTGGAAGTCCACTGGTCCCTCATTACTGTGAACATCCCCCAtcgaattatttcattttatgattCCCAAGGCATTCATTTTAAGTTTTGTGTAGAG aacattCGAAAGTATTTGCTGActgaagcaaaagagaagaatCGCCCCGAGTTTCTTCAGGGTTGGCAGACTGCTGTGACAAAG TGCATTCCACAACAGAAAAATGACAGtgactgtggggtttttgtgCTCCAG ccttttccttttcctcagtaCTGCAAGTGCCTCGCCTTAGACCAGCCTTTTCAGTTCTCCCAGGAAGATATGCCCCGAGTGAGAAAAAGGATATACAAGGAGCTGTGTGAACGCCAGCTAATAGACTAA